One region of Oryzias latipes chromosome 6, ASM223467v1 genomic DNA includes:
- the LOC101165230 gene encoding apoptosis-enhancing nuclease: MAEPPKRTIRRSSGLLGNYRYLFKKAMLIRARENGMARKKRLQVRLHGKTIKEGTADGSPEYSGKPPKGNDGADSDQKGQTLSSSSKTLVMKNGNPGAKDHNMTAPRDRWEVDSGFSEASPPTSGRSSPCPSVCRTSVVALDCEMVGTGTGGRVSELGRCSILDYHGNVLYDKYVRPCQPVTNFRTRWSGIRRHHMRNATPFSEAREEILKILEDKVIVGHSIYNDFKVLDIFHPAHMVRDTSMTRHLSRLAGFPRGRCSSLRILSRKLLKRNIQVGKKGHCSVEDATAALDLYKLVEGEWEQELERQLRDEGVPHEPSFASSNHYMKDEYWPEGVTAHRH, from the exons ATGGCTGAACCACCGAAGAGGACCATCAGGCGCTCCTCGGGCCTTCTTGGGAATTACAGATATCTGTTTAAGAAAGCCATGCTGATACGTGCGAGAGAGAACGGCATGGCCAGGAAAAAACGGCTTCAAGTGAGACTCCACgggaaaacaataaaagaaggaACTGCAGATGGATCACCTGAATATTCAGGTAAACCACCCAAAGGAAATGATGGAGCTGACTCAGACCAGAAAGGACAAACTTTATCTTCAAGTAGCAAAACTCTTGTGATGAAAAATGGAAACCCTGGGGCCAAAGACCACAACATGACAGCTCCTAGAGACCGATGGGAGGTGGACAGTGGGTTCTCTGAAGCCAGTCCTCCAACCAGCGGTCGCAGCTCGCCGTGCCCCAGCGTATGCCGTACTTCCGTGGTGGCTTTGGACTGTGAAATGGTGGGGACGGGGACGGGCGGAAGAGTCAGTGAGCTGGGCCGCTGCAGCATCCTGGATTACCATGGCAACGTTCTGTATGATAAATATGTCAGACCCTGTCAGCCCGTGACCAACTTTAGAACGCGCTGGAGTGGGATCCGCCGGCATCACATGCGCAACGCCACACCTTTCTCTGAGGCCAGAGAAGAG ATCCTCAAAATACTCGAAGACAAAGTGATTGTAGGTCACTCCATTTACAATGATTTCAAGGTACTGGACATTTTCCATCCAGCTCACATGGTCAGAGACACGAGCATGACACGCCACCTCAGCCGCTTGGCTGGTTTCCCTCGTGGCCGTTGTTCTTCCCTCCGAATTTTGTCCAGGAAACTCTTAAAGAGGAATATCCAG GTTGGGAAGAAAGGTCACTGTTCAGTGGAGGACGCCACGGCAGCTCTTGATCTCTACAAGCTGGTGGAAGGAGAATGGGAGCAGGAGCTGGAGAGGCAGCTAAGAGATGAAGGTGTTCCGCACGAGCCGAGCTTCGCCTCGTCAAACCACTACATGAAAGACGAGTACTGGCCTGAAGGCGTGACTGCACACCGTCACTGA